DNA sequence from the Geobacter sp. AOG2 genome:
CGGCGATCAGGGCCCCAATACCGGGGGCATGGGCGCCTATTCCCCGGCGCCGGTGGTGACCCGGGCGGTGCACGACACGGCCATGGCCGAGGTGCTCCGCCGGACCGTGGACGGCATGGCGGCCGAGGGACGCCCCTATCGCGGCGTGCTGTACGCGGGGCTGATGGTGAAGGACGGCCAGGTCAAGACCCTGGAGTTCAACGCCCGCTTCGGGGACCCGGAGTGCCAGCCGCTCCTGATGCGCATGAAGTCAGACATCGTGCCGGTCCTCATGGCCGTGGCCGAAGGGGATCTGGCGGGACGCACCATCGAATGGCACGACAAGGCGGCGGTCTGCGTGGTCATGGCCAGCGAGGGCTATCCGGGCGACTACCGCAAAGGGGATGTCATCAGCGGTCTGGACCAGGCGGCCGAGCTGGAGGACGTCTTCGTCTTCCACGCCGGCACCGCGGCCAAAGACGGCGCGTGCGTCACCAGCGGCGGCCGGGTCCTGGGGGTCACCGCCCTGGGGGCGACGGTGCAGCAGGCCATCGAACGGGCCTACCAGGGGGTAGGGCGGATCACCTGGCCGGGGGTGCAGTACCGCAGCGACATCGGTAAGAAGGCCCTGAACCGGGGGTGAGGTATATGGGAATTATGGGAATTATGGGAAATGGGACTTATAGGAATTATAGGACTTATAGGAGTTATAAGCCCCATAGGTCCTATAGGGGTTTCCCATGAGTCCTATAGGTCCCATAAGTCCCATTTCCCATAATTCCCATAATTCCCACAACCACAAACCACTATCCAATTTCGGAGGAATAGAATGACAGTTTCACCAAAGGTCCTGCTCATGATGGGGAGCGATTCCGACCTGCCGGTCATGCAGGAGGCCTGCGGGGTGCTTCGGAAATTCGACATCCCCTATGAAATGCATATTGCGTCCGCCCACCGTTCTCCGGCCAAGGCCATGACCCTGGCCTCGGAAGCGGCCGGCCGGGGTATCCGGGCGATCATCGCCGGAGCCGGGATGGCGGCCCATCTGGCCGGGGTCGTGGCTGCCAAGACCACCCTGCCGGTGATCGGCGTTCCCATGCCGGGCGGGGCGCTGAACGGCGTCGACGCCCTTTACTCCACGGTGCAGATGCCGGGCGGGATTCCGGTGGCGACCATGGCCATCGGCAAGGCCGGGGCCAAGAACGCCGGGCTGTTCGTCGTTCAGATCCTGGCCCTTGGCGATGAACGGCTTGCCGGGGCGCTCAGGGACTACCGCCGGGAGATGGAAGACGAGGTGGAGCGCAAGGACGCAGCCTTGCAGGCGGCGGGACGGGAAGCGTAAACGGCGCAAACCGGGCTTTTCCCTTGACATCCTTTTTTCCCGTGTAGTAATTTCTTCCAGTTTTTATAAAATTTTCGCAGGAGGAGTTACATGAAAAACGTTGTTGTTGCGCTGTTTGCCCTGGTCGCGTTTGCCGGCACCGCCTTTGCCGCTCCTGAAGTCATCGAGATGAAAAAAGGGGTGAAGTTCCCCCACAAGGCCCACATCGCCGCCGTCGGCAACTGTAAGAAGTGCCATGAAAAAGGCCCCGGCAAGATCGCCGGCTTCGGCAAGGAATGGGCTCACAAGAACTGCAAAGGCTGCCACGCCGAGGGCAAAAAAGGCCCCACGAGCTGCAAAGAGTGCCACAAGTAGCACGTTCGTAATCCGTTGTTTCGGCGTACCTATTGAGAGGGATGACACAAGTCTGCTGTTGTCCCTCTTTTTTTGTGGCGGGAGAACGTAAACCGGAATAGTTCCGAAAAAAAAGAGTACATTTTTTATCGCTCTTGAGCTAAAGTTATAAAACTTAGCCTGTCGCCTGAGCGTCAGGCGGCCGACACCATGACCGGGAGAGACAATTGGCAACCACCGACCGCAGTTTCGTTCAGTCACTTTGGGATTTTTTCTGTTCACTCAAGCTCACCATCTTTCTCCTGATCTCCCTGGCGCTTACCTCCATCATCGGCACCATCCTTCCCCAGGGGAAGCTGCCGCCGGAATACGTGGCGGAAATCAGCCCCATGAAGTTCCAGATCTATTCCAAGCTCGGTTTCTTCGATATGTACCACAGTTGGTGGTTCATCCTCCTGCTGTACGTATTCAGCCTCAACCTGGTGTGCTGCTCCATCAAGCGGCTGCCGCACGTGTTCAAGTTCATCAGTGAACCGACCCTGGTGCTGGGCGAGAGCCTGCGCAAAGGTTTTTCCCTGAAGCAGGAACTCGGTTTTTCGGCGTCGCTCGACAAGGGGCGCGAGGCGCTGGTCGAGTTTCTCGCCAAGGAGTTTGCCGCTCCGGTCGTCACCGAGCAGGACGGGGAATACCACCTTTTTGCCCAGAAGAGCGCCTGGTGCCGCCTGGGGGTGTATGTCGTCCACCTGAGCATCCTGATCATCTTCATCGGCGCCATCCTCGGATCGCTGTTCGGATATAAGGGGTTTGCCGCCATCGTCGAAGGCACCAGCGTTTCGAGCATCCAGGCCCACAACGGCGCGGATATCCCCCTGGGCTTTGAAGTCCGGTGCGAAAAGTTCAATGTCTCTTTCTACGATTCCGGCGCGCCCAAGGAGTTCAAGAGCATCCTGACGGTCCTGGAAAACGGCCAGCCGGTCAAAGGGTTGACCAATGTCCGCGTCGTGGTGAACGAACCGCTCACCTACAAGGGCTTCACCTTCTACCAGTCGAGCTACGGCCAGGCCAGCGAGAGCAGCGACCACTCCTTTACGGTGCAATCCGCCTCGGGCGCTCCCGTCGGCCAGTTCACCCTGCGCGAGGGGCAGACGACCACCCTGAAGGACGGCACCACCTTCAAGCTGCTGGAGACGACCGGGGACATCAGCCAGTTCATGCCCAATTTCTCCGGGCCTGCCGCCAGGGTGGAGGTTACCCCCAAGGGTAAGACGGCCCAGACCTTCATCGTGTTCAAGAACTATCCCGACGCCAACGCCCAGCGGGGCGACGCGCTGCAGTTCGTGTACGAAGGCTCCAACGCCAAGATGTACACCGGCCTCCAGGTCGCCAAGGACCCCGGCGTCTGGGTGGTGTGGCTGGGCTGCGCCCTGATGGTGTGCGGCCTGTTCATCGCCTTCTTCATGTCCCACAAACGGGTCTGGATCGTCGTTTCCAAAGGCTATGCCCGGATGTACGGCAACGCCAGCAAGAACCAGGCTGCATTCCAGATGCAATTCGAAGAGCTGTCCGACAAGTTGAAAAACCTGAAAATCTAGCGGAGGTACCTCGTTTATGACAAGTTCAATGCTCTTCAACGCGACGACCATCGCCTATATGGCGTCCATGGTTGTCTTCTTCGCATTCCTCGCCACCAGGAACAAGGCCGTCGGCCTGACCGGCAGCCTCCTGGCCTATGCCGGTTTCGCCGCCCAGACCCTGGCCATCGCCCTGCGCTGGAAGGAATCCTACGACATAGGCTACGGCCACGCGCCGCTCTCCAACCTGTACGAGTCGGTGGTCTTCTTCTCCTGGACCATCATCCTCATCTACATGTTCATCGAGCTGAAGTACAAATACCGCATCGTCGGCGCCTTCGTGGTCCCCTTCGCCTTCCTGGGCATGTCCTGGGCCCAGCTCGGCATGCAGAGCGGCATCGAGCCGCTGGTGCCGGCCCTCCAGAGCAACTGGCTCCTGTACCACGTCATCACCTGCTTCTTGGGCTATGCGGCCTTTGCCGTGGCCTGCGGCATCTCCATCATGTACCTGGTCAAGGCCAGGAGCGAAGAGGGCGGGGGCGGCGCCGCCGGCGGCCTGATGAGCATGTTCCCGCCGATCCGGGTCCTGGACGATCTGAACTACCGGGCCATCATGATCGGCTTTCCGCTCCTGACCCTGGGGATCATCACCGGCGCGGCCTGGGCCAACTACGCCTGGGGCACCTACTGGAGCTGGGACCCCAAGGAAACCTGGTCCCTGATCGTCTGGTTCATCTACGCAGCCTTCCTCCACGCCCGCTTCACCAGGGGATGGGTCGGCAAGCGCGCCGCCTGGCTTTCCATCATCGGCTTCGCGGCCACCATCTTCTGCTACCTGGGGGTCAATCTGTTTTTGTCCGGGTTGCACAGCTACGGCAGCTCCAAGATGTAATACCGATTCCAAATCAAGGCGCTATCTTCGTTGGCTCGTCTTCGGCTCCTCAGCGTACTAGCTGTACGCCTCCGTCGCCTCAGTCCTCGCCGCCTTGATTTCATCCTTGATTTGAAATCGGTATAAAACCCATGGTGTTGTTTCAACAACATTTTAGGTGATTTTGCCGACCGAGTATGATTATATGAACCGGGAATTCAATTCCCGGTTTTTTTATGGACCAACCAATCATTTCCATCATCATTCCGGTCAAACCGGGGTTCAGCGTGACGGCCGTCCAGCGGCTGGCGGCGGCGGATTACCCGCGCGACCGGTATGAGGTCATCGTCGCCGAGGGCTACAGCCCGAGCAGCCAGAGGAATAGGGCGGTGGCCCAGGCCCAAGGCGAGATCGTCTACTTCCTGGACGACGATTCCCTGACCTCGCCCGGCTTTTTGAAGGTCGTCGCCGGCCACTACCGGGACCCGCAGGTGGCGGCCGTGGGCGGCCCTTCGCTCACCCCGGCGACCGACTCGATCCTGCAACGCAGCATCGGGGCGGCCCTGGCCTCGCCTCTGGGGGGCGGCGGGATGCGCAACCGCTACCGTGCCCAGGGCGTGGCGCGCCGGACCGACGACAGCGAGCTGATCCTGTGCAACCTGAGCTTCCGCCGGGAGCGGTTTCTGGCCTGCGGCGGCCTGGACGAGCGGCTCTATCCCAACGAGGAAAACGAACTCCTGGACCGGATGCGCCATGACGGGGCGGGCTTGATCCATGACCCGTCCCTGGCGGTTTTTCGCAGCCAGCGGCCCACGTGGCGCCTGCTCTGCCGCCAGTTCCTGAACTACGGCCGGGGTCGCGCCGAGCAGACGCTCATCAGCAGGCGCATCCAGCCTGCCAGCCTGTTGCCGGCCCTGTTCCTCGTCTATGTCCTGGCCGTGCCGTTGCTGGTGCGTTCCTTGGCGTGGCTGCCCCTGGCCGGCTACGGAGCGCTGGTGCTCCTCTGTGCCGCCGTGGAGGCGGCAAAGGCGCGCGCGCCGGGCATGTTCCCCCGGCTGGCGCTCATCTATCCCATCATCCACCTGGCCTACGGCGCGGGCCTCTGGTGGGGGCTCCTGGGCGCCCTGTCCGGCAGACGGCGCACACCGGGCGGCGAAGTGAACCTGCGGCAGGTGAAGGGATTGGCCGACCCTCCCGGCACTGGTGGTTGAAGAGGTTGTTGAAAAACAGCCATCTCGCCGCCGTCCTCGAAAGCCCTTTTGTGCGGCGTAGCGCTGCTACGCCTCCGCAGGGCTTTCTGCGGTTGCGACGATCTGACTATTTTTGAACAACCTGAGTTAAAGAGCAAAGCGATGCAAGGAGGACGGGGTGAGTGTGGAACTGAGTATTGTCGTGCCGATCTACAACGAGGAGGAGAACGTGGCGGCGCTCTACGCGAGTATTCGCGACGCCCTGGCCGGGACCTCCCTGGACTACGAAACCATCTTTGTGGATGACGGTTCGAGCGACGCCTCGTTCAGGCTGCTGAAGGAGATTGCCGACCAGGACCAGCGGGTGAAGCTCCTGCGCTTCCGCCGCAATTTCGGCCAGACCGCCGCCATGTCCGCCGGATTCGACGCGGCCAAGGGCGACGTCATCGTCCCCATGGACGGCGACCTGCAGAACGACCCGGCCGATATCCCCCGCCTGCTGGACAAGCTCCACGAAGGCTACGACGTGGTCTCCGGGTGGCGCAAGGCCCGCAAGGACACCTTCATTACCCGCAAGATCCCCTCG
Encoded proteins:
- the purE gene encoding 5-(carboxyamino)imidazole ribonucleotide mutase, giving the protein MTVSPKVLLMMGSDSDLPVMQEACGVLRKFDIPYEMHIASAHRSPAKAMTLASEAAGRGIRAIIAGAGMAAHLAGVVAAKTTLPVIGVPMPGGALNGVDALYSTVQMPGGIPVATMAIGKAGAKNAGLFVVQILALGDERLAGALRDYRREMEDEVERKDAALQAAGREA
- a CDS encoding cytochrome c3 family protein, with amino-acid sequence MKNVVVALFALVAFAGTAFAAPEVIEMKKGVKFPHKAHIAAVGNCKKCHEKGPGKIAGFGKEWAHKNCKGCHAEGKKGPTSCKECHK
- a CDS encoding cytochrome c biogenesis protein ResB, which produces MATTDRSFVQSLWDFFCSLKLTIFLLISLALTSIIGTILPQGKLPPEYVAEISPMKFQIYSKLGFFDMYHSWWFILLLYVFSLNLVCCSIKRLPHVFKFISEPTLVLGESLRKGFSLKQELGFSASLDKGREALVEFLAKEFAAPVVTEQDGEYHLFAQKSAWCRLGVYVVHLSILIIFIGAILGSLFGYKGFAAIVEGTSVSSIQAHNGADIPLGFEVRCEKFNVSFYDSGAPKEFKSILTVLENGQPVKGLTNVRVVVNEPLTYKGFTFYQSSYGQASESSDHSFTVQSASGAPVGQFTLREGQTTTLKDGTTFKLLETTGDISQFMPNFSGPAARVEVTPKGKTAQTFIVFKNYPDANAQRGDALQFVYEGSNAKMYTGLQVAKDPGVWVVWLGCALMVCGLFIAFFMSHKRVWIVVSKGYARMYGNASKNQAAFQMQFEELSDKLKNLKI
- the ccsB gene encoding c-type cytochrome biogenesis protein CcsB; translation: MTSSMLFNATTIAYMASMVVFFAFLATRNKAVGLTGSLLAYAGFAAQTLAIALRWKESYDIGYGHAPLSNLYESVVFFSWTIILIYMFIELKYKYRIVGAFVVPFAFLGMSWAQLGMQSGIEPLVPALQSNWLLYHVITCFLGYAAFAVACGISIMYLVKARSEEGGGGAAGGLMSMFPPIRVLDDLNYRAIMIGFPLLTLGIITGAAWANYAWGTYWSWDPKETWSLIVWFIYAAFLHARFTRGWVGKRAAWLSIIGFAATIFCYLGVNLFLSGLHSYGSSKM
- a CDS encoding glycosyltransferase, coding for MDQPIISIIIPVKPGFSVTAVQRLAAADYPRDRYEVIVAEGYSPSSQRNRAVAQAQGEIVYFLDDDSLTSPGFLKVVAGHYRDPQVAAVGGPSLTPATDSILQRSIGAALASPLGGGGMRNRYRAQGVARRTDDSELILCNLSFRRERFLACGGLDERLYPNEENELLDRMRHDGAGLIHDPSLAVFRSQRPTWRLLCRQFLNYGRGRAEQTLISRRIQPASLLPALFLVYVLAVPLLVRSLAWLPLAGYGALVLLCAAVEAAKARAPGMFPRLALIYPIIHLAYGAGLWWGLLGALSGRRRTPGGEVNLRQVKGLADPPGTGG